TGAACAAATTTGAGTTGCGAAACTGCGTGTTTAAGGTGATATTATGGATGAATATTATATGAATGAAGCTATAAAAGAAGCACGTGTATGCACCTATGAAGTTCCAGTAGGTGCTATTATTGTACATGAAGGTAAGATAATAGGTAGGGGACATAATTTAATAGAAACAACTAATGATCCTACTACACATGCAGAGATAAATGCCATTAGACAGGCTAGTGAGTATCTGAATAGCTGGAGACTGCTAAATTGTACTATGTATGTTACATTGGAGCCATGTGCCATGTGTGCAGGAGCCATAGTAAATTCAAGGATTGAAAGACTTGTAATTGGTGCAATGGATGATAAGAGAGGATGCTGCGGTTCAATTGAGGATTTAGTACGTCATCCTAAGTTTAACCATAGAGTAAACTTGACCATAGGTGTTTTGGAAAAACAAAGTAGGCAGCTTTTGAAAGATTTTTTCCATAAGTTACGTAAAGGGTATATATCCAAAGAAGAGGCTATTAAAGATTAAAAAATAAGGAGAGATGTCCGAGCTGGCTTATGGTGGCGGTCTCGAAAACCGTTGTACGGGTCATACTGTACCGTGGGTTCAAATCCCACTCTCTCCGCCAAAATGAAAAACAAATTACTTACATCCGAAAATAACAAGAAACAATTCTGAGATAGTAAATAATAAACATGGAGGAATTATTATGAATAAGAAAAAACGGATAGTAATTGCTTTAGGTGGTAATGCTCTTGGAAATGACTTAGAAGAACAAAAAATTGCAGTTAAATCAACTGCATCGGCTGTCGTGGATTTAATAGAAGAGGGTTGTGAAGTAGTAATAGCTCACGGAAATGGACCTCAAGTAGGCATGATACATAATTCTATGTCTAATG
The DNA window shown above is from Tissierella sp. Yu-01 and carries:
- the tadA gene encoding tRNA adenosine(34) deaminase TadA, encoding MDEYYMNEAIKEARVCTYEVPVGAIIVHEGKIIGRGHNLIETTNDPTTHAEINAIRQASEYLNSWRLLNCTMYVTLEPCAMCAGAIVNSRIERLVIGAMDDKRGCCGSIEDLVRHPKFNHRVNLTIGVLEKQSRQLLKDFFHKLRKGYISKEEAIKD